In the genome of Flaviflexus ciconiae, one region contains:
- a CDS encoding AEC family transporter → MNVLVVSAPLFALVLLGYLATRSRLIPSEAVQGLNTYVLYFAMTAMLFRVGAQSSIEELLNPAVIVVWILACWTIIGLGLVPGLKSGLGWRTSGFAALAGAIPNAGFMGIPLIGAILGQHGLALLVPILLTDIVIIQSTGIGLAHIGTEGGGWRANVKTSLAGVLKNPLMWSIVLGAAWSTTPWATPEIIVNFLDLLADSATPVALFTIGAVLAREQRNARPGVTDTPKVYVGWLSLLKLLGLPVAAWLFGSLAIAVGAPLTSTDLAVLVLTAALPTAANVPILTERFRGDNRIVSTVLLATTALGFITFNAIAAIVA, encoded by the coding sequence GTGAATGTCCTTGTCGTCAGCGCGCCGCTGTTCGCTCTCGTCCTCCTCGGCTACCTCGCAACGCGCTCACGGCTCATCCCCTCCGAGGCAGTCCAGGGCCTCAACACGTACGTTCTGTATTTTGCCATGACGGCAATGCTGTTCCGGGTCGGGGCACAGTCATCCATTGAGGAACTCCTCAACCCCGCCGTTATTGTCGTCTGGATCCTCGCCTGCTGGACAATCATTGGCCTCGGCCTCGTTCCCGGTCTGAAAAGCGGCCTTGGATGGCGCACCTCTGGCTTTGCGGCGCTCGCCGGCGCAATCCCGAATGCTGGGTTCATGGGAATCCCTCTCATCGGTGCCATCTTGGGCCAGCACGGCCTGGCGCTGCTCGTCCCCATTCTCCTGACCGACATCGTCATCATTCAATCCACTGGAATCGGGCTCGCTCATATTGGGACAGAAGGCGGGGGATGGCGGGCGAACGTCAAGACGTCACTTGCTGGTGTTCTCAAGAACCCGCTCATGTGGTCAATCGTCCTCGGTGCCGCTTGGTCGACAACCCCCTGGGCTACTCCCGAAATCATCGTCAACTTCCTCGACCTGCTGGCCGACTCGGCAACCCCCGTTGCTCTCTTCACGATCGGTGCGGTTCTCGCTCGCGAGCAACGCAATGCTCGTCCCGGCGTGACGGATACTCCAAAGGTCTACGTCGGGTGGCTCTCGCTCCTCAAGCTCCTTGGCCTGCCCGTAGCGGCATGGCTTTTTGGTTCACTGGCTATTGCGGTGGGAGCACCGCTGACATCAACCGATCTCGCTGTTCTTGTTCTTACTGCCGCTCTCCCCACGGCAGCGAACGTTCCGATCCTTACCGAGAGATTCCGCGGCGACAACAGGATCGTGTCGACCGTGCTCCTGGCAACCACTGCCCTTGGCTTCATTACCTTCAACGCAATTGCGGCAATCGTCGCCTGA